The following coding sequences lie in one Arachis ipaensis cultivar K30076 chromosome B03, Araip1.1, whole genome shotgun sequence genomic window:
- the LOC107634355 gene encoding protein ABHD17B-like: protein MGNVASRFAFYPPTPPTYEVLEEKDGMKLIFSPLPKEKNVEVHRLETKSGNKIIAIFWKHPFARFTFLYSHGNAADLGQMIDLFMYLRAQLRVNIMSYDYSGYGASTGKPTELNTYYDVEAVYDCLKSQYGIKEEELILYGQSVGSGPTVHLASKLVNLRAVVIHSGILSGIRVLYPIKMTFWFDIFKNIDKIKHVNSPVLILHGTSDEVVDCTHGKQLWENCKEKYEPLWVKGGGHCDLEAYPEYLKHMRKFLNAMEKPTTKGETNEQVTQNPIDNESKRNKCLGFG from the exons ATGGGAAATGTAGCTTCAAGATTTGCATTTTATCCTCCAACCCCACCAACGTATGAAGTGCTAGAGGAGAAGGATGGGATGAAGCTCATATTCTCGCCGCTTCCCAAAGAGAAGAATGTGGAAGTGCATCGTCTAGAGACGAAGAGTGGGAACAAGATCATTGCTATATTTTGGAAACACCCTTTTGCCAGGTTTACATTCCTATACTCGCATGGCAATGCCGCTGACTTGGGTCAGATGATCGACCTTTTCATGTACCTCAGAGCTCAACTTCGCGTCAATATTATGAG TTATGACTACTCAGGATATGGTGCTTCTACAGGTAAG CCAACCGAGTTGAACACATACTATGACGTAGAAGCAGTGTATGATTGTTTGAAGAGTCAATATGGGATTAAGGAAGAAGAACTAATTTTGTATGGTCAATCAGTTGGAAGTGGCCCCACAGTACACTTGGCTTCTAAGTTAGTAAACTTGAGAGCTGTTGTTATCCACAGTGGCATCCTCTCAGGGATAAGGGTCTTATACCCTATCAAGATGACATTTTGGTTTGACATATTCAAA aaTATAGACAAAATAAAGCATGTCAACAGCCCAGTGTTAATTCTGCAT GGAACTAGTGATGAAGTCGTTGATTGCACCCATGGAAAGCAATTATGGGAAAATTGTAAGGAAAAATATGAACCTTTGTGGGTTAAGGGTGGGGGACATTGTGACCTTGAAGCTTATCCCGAATACCTCAAGCACATGCGCAAGTTTCTAAATGCCATGGAGAAGCCCACTACCAAAGGAGAGACAAACGAACAAGTTACCCAAAATCCTATTGATAATGAATCTAAACGAAACAAATGTTTAGGATTTGGTTAA